In Corallococcus silvisoli, one DNA window encodes the following:
- a CDS encoding DUF1684 domain-containing protein: protein MSTLALVLSLALQAAPPAKPPPKPAAPAAQKKAAEAKPQTAAPEDVAASTQAWHAERLQRLTAEEGWLTLVGLTWLKEGEQTAGSAPGSAVPLPAPVAAHAGTFVRQGDTVSFKPADGAAFTREGQPFTGGVLKTDEKGDPDVLRSGTVSFQVIRRGDRLGVRVKDSQAPARKQFHGIPLYTPDAAWRVEARLVPNGEARTLSVPTVLGTQEQMPSPGALVFTVAGKEYRLLPVREEGSDELFIIFGDETNRDATYGAGRFLSAPLPDPSGRVVLDFNRAYNPPCAFSRFATCPLPPRGNRLALRVEAGEQRAGDH from the coding sequence ATGAGCACCCTCGCCCTGGTCCTGTCCCTGGCCCTCCAGGCCGCGCCCCCCGCGAAGCCCCCTCCCAAGCCCGCCGCCCCCGCGGCGCAGAAGAAGGCCGCTGAAGCGAAACCCCAGACGGCGGCGCCCGAGGACGTCGCGGCCTCCACCCAGGCGTGGCACGCCGAGCGGCTCCAGCGGCTGACGGCGGAGGAGGGCTGGCTGACGCTGGTGGGGCTCACCTGGCTGAAGGAGGGCGAGCAGACGGCGGGCTCCGCGCCCGGCAGCGCCGTGCCGCTGCCCGCGCCGGTGGCGGCCCACGCGGGCACGTTCGTCCGTCAAGGAGACACCGTGAGCTTCAAGCCCGCCGACGGCGCCGCCTTCACGCGCGAGGGCCAGCCCTTCACGGGGGGCGTGCTGAAGACAGACGAGAAGGGCGACCCGGATGTGCTGCGCTCGGGCACCGTGAGCTTCCAGGTCATCCGCCGCGGAGACCGGCTGGGCGTACGGGTGAAGGACTCGCAGGCCCCGGCGCGCAAGCAGTTCCACGGCATCCCGCTGTACACGCCCGACGCGGCGTGGCGGGTGGAGGCCCGGCTGGTGCCGAACGGCGAGGCGCGCACCCTCAGCGTGCCCACGGTGCTGGGCACCCAGGAGCAGATGCCGTCCCCCGGCGCGCTCGTCTTCACGGTGGCGGGCAAGGAGTACCGCCTGCTGCCGGTGCGGGAGGAGGGCTCGGACGAGCTGTTCATCATCTTCGGCGACGAGACGAACCGCGACGCCACCTACGGCGCGGGCCGCTTCCTCTCCGCGCCGCTGCCGGACCCGAGCGGACGCGTCGTGCTGGACTTCAACCGCGCCTACAATCCGCCGTGCGCCTTCTCGCGCTTCGCCACCTGCCCGCTGCCCCCGCGTGGCAACCGGCTGGCCCTGCGCGTGGAGGCCGGTGAGCAGCGCGCGGGAGACCACTGA
- a CDS encoding type 1 glutamine amidotransferase domain-containing protein — MARIAFIVANDFEDSEFQVPFDKVRQAGHEPVVIGVEAGKTLKGKRGAELRTEKAVKDVKAADFAALVIPGGYSPDHLRMNIGMVGFVRDFFKADKIIAAVCHAPWMLVEADIADERTVTSFPSIKTDLINAGARWVDREVVEDGNIITARKPDDLQAFTAALLRQLKDGIAPRLESPLAPEATADRAPPVH, encoded by the coding sequence ATGGCGCGCATCGCATTCATCGTGGCCAATGACTTCGAGGACTCCGAGTTCCAGGTCCCCTTCGACAAGGTGAGGCAGGCGGGCCACGAGCCCGTCGTCATCGGCGTGGAGGCAGGCAAGACCCTCAAGGGCAAGCGCGGCGCGGAGCTGCGCACGGAGAAGGCCGTGAAGGACGTGAAGGCCGCGGACTTCGCCGCGCTGGTGATTCCCGGCGGCTACTCGCCGGACCACCTGCGCATGAACATTGGAATGGTCGGCTTCGTGCGCGACTTCTTCAAGGCGGACAAGATCATCGCCGCCGTGTGCCACGCGCCGTGGATGCTGGTGGAGGCGGACATCGCGGACGAGCGCACCGTCACCTCGTTCCCCTCCATCAAGACGGACCTCATCAACGCGGGCGCGCGTTGGGTGGACCGCGAGGTGGTGGAGGACGGCAACATCATCACCGCGCGCAAGCCAGATGACCTGCAGGCCTTCACCGCCGCGCTCCTGCGCCAGCTGAAGGACGGCATCGCCCCCCGCCTGGAGTCGCCCCTGGCTCCCGAAGCCACCGCGGATCGCGCCCCGCCCGTGCACTGA
- a CDS encoding PQQ-dependent sugar dehydrogenase, whose translation MRSHRLLLSALVALTASATACRKSQAQGTASSADCLLVEDGWGQDGAVPLTVDVVAEGLEVPWGVAFLPDGDALITERPGRVRLLRGGQLRAKPVATLPIASSSEGGLLGIAAHPDFATNRQFYLYVTTDVDGKAQNRVERWTLGAEGTGAAFERVIHGGIPSATYHDGGRLRFGPDGMLYVGTGDARDPDLSQDPASPAGKLLRLTPDGAVPQDNPSPSSPAFLSGLRNTQGFDWKDATTLYVTDHGPSGETLRRAHDEVNVAKAGDNLGWPGIYSCETQEGRVTPSLTFGDAMPPGGAAVYTGTAIPEWRGSLLVGTLKSRHLHRVEFDARAPHRVARHEVYLRDTYGRLRDVLMGPDGHLYVTTSNCDGRGDCGARKDLLLRIRR comes from the coding sequence ATGCGCTCCCACCGCCTGCTCCTGTCCGCCCTCGTGGCGCTCACCGCCTCCGCCACCGCCTGCCGCAAGAGCCAGGCGCAGGGGACGGCCTCCTCCGCGGACTGCCTCCTGGTGGAGGACGGCTGGGGGCAGGACGGCGCCGTGCCGCTCACCGTGGACGTGGTGGCCGAGGGGCTGGAGGTCCCCTGGGGCGTGGCCTTCCTCCCGGACGGCGACGCGCTCATCACCGAGCGGCCGGGCCGCGTGCGCCTCTTGCGCGGGGGCCAGCTGCGGGCGAAGCCCGTGGCCACGCTGCCCATCGCGAGCAGCAGCGAGGGCGGCCTGCTGGGCATCGCCGCGCACCCGGACTTCGCGACGAACCGCCAGTTCTACCTGTACGTCACCACCGACGTGGACGGGAAGGCGCAGAACCGGGTGGAGCGCTGGACGCTGGGCGCGGAGGGCACGGGCGCGGCCTTCGAGCGCGTCATCCACGGCGGCATCCCGTCCGCGACGTACCACGACGGCGGCCGGCTGCGCTTCGGGCCGGACGGCATGCTCTACGTGGGCACGGGCGACGCGCGCGACCCGGACCTGTCCCAGGACCCGGCGAGCCCCGCGGGCAAGCTCCTGCGCCTGACGCCCGACGGCGCGGTGCCCCAGGACAACCCCTCTCCCTCTTCGCCCGCGTTCCTGTCGGGCCTCCGCAACACGCAAGGCTTTGACTGGAAGGACGCCACCACGCTGTATGTCACCGACCACGGGCCCAGCGGTGAGACGCTGCGCCGCGCGCACGACGAGGTGAACGTGGCGAAGGCGGGCGACAACCTGGGCTGGCCCGGCATCTATTCGTGCGAGACGCAGGAGGGCCGCGTCACCCCGTCGCTCACCTTCGGCGACGCCATGCCCCCGGGCGGCGCGGCCGTCTACACCGGCACCGCGATTCCGGAGTGGAGGGGCTCACTGCTGGTGGGCACGCTGAAGTCCCGGCACCTGCACCGGGTGGAGTTCGACGCGCGGGCGCCCCACCGCGTGGCGCGGCACGAGGTGTACCTGCGCGACACCTACGGCCGCCTGCGCGACGTGCTGATGGGCCCCGACGGCCACCTGTACGTCACCACCAGCAACTGCGACGGCCGGGGCGACTGCGGCGCGCGCAAGGACCTGCTGCTGCGCATCCGGCGCTGA
- a CDS encoding ABC transporter permease, whose amino-acid sequence MNPSHVAGVAVRQYYLYRGNFARLVPLFAWVAVDMVLWGFMTRYLNSVTNAGYNFVPALLGAVLLWDFFARVMQGLTTGFFEDVWSRNFLNIFATPLTLPEYVCGLVLTSIATSAIGLVVMLVLSTAVFGLSFAAYGALFIPFVLVLFLFGIALGILGSAMVLRLGPASEWFVWPIPSLLSPFVGVFYPLSTLPEWMQWVSRALPPSYVFEGVRTLVAGGEFSGALLGWGFALAVLDIVLAGWVFHRVYRYAVRTGLLARYSAESVN is encoded by the coding sequence ACTACCTCTACCGGGGCAACTTCGCGCGCCTCGTGCCGCTGTTCGCCTGGGTGGCCGTGGACATGGTGCTGTGGGGGTTCATGACCCGCTACCTCAACAGCGTGACGAACGCCGGCTACAACTTCGTGCCGGCCCTGCTGGGCGCGGTGCTGCTCTGGGACTTCTTCGCGCGCGTGATGCAGGGGCTCACCACGGGCTTCTTCGAGGACGTCTGGTCGCGCAACTTCCTCAACATCTTCGCCACGCCGCTCACGCTGCCGGAGTACGTGTGCGGCCTGGTGCTGACCAGCATCGCGACCAGCGCCATCGGCCTGGTCGTCATGCTGGTGCTGTCCACCGCGGTGTTCGGCCTGTCCTTCGCGGCCTACGGCGCGCTGTTCATCCCCTTCGTGCTGGTGCTGTTCCTCTTCGGCATCGCGCTGGGCATCCTCGGCAGCGCGATGGTCTTGCGGCTGGGCCCGGCGTCGGAGTGGTTCGTCTGGCCCATCCCCAGCCTGCTGTCGCCGTTCGTGGGCGTCTTCTACCCGCTGTCCACGCTGCCGGAGTGGATGCAGTGGGTGTCCCGCGCGCTGCCGCCCTCCTACGTCTTCGAGGGCGTGCGCACGCTGGTGGCCGGAGGCGAGTTCTCCGGCGCCCTGCTGGGGTGGGGCTTCGCGCTCGCGGTGCTGGACATCGTGCTGGCGGGCTGGGTCTTCCACCGCGTCTACCGCTACGCGGTGCGCACGGGCCTGCTGGCCCGCTACAGCGCGGAGAGCGTGAACTGA